A window of Diabrotica virgifera virgifera chromosome 9, PGI_DIABVI_V3a contains these coding sequences:
- the LOC126892793 gene encoding 52 kDa repressor of the inhibitor of the protein kinase-like, giving the protein MNHIVDRVNESMGFSFLGDDTPDIAGIEQSSICTRYLDKSDGKFIIREDFLCFITIADFTGKGIGTSYLNFLDSSGLNCTYFLGQGYDGARAVSGEFHGAQAVVRERYPLALYSHCAAHSFNLAVSSACNITAIRNCLGTLESIHTFFIYPKRQNALQDAINEDETLHESRLKKLKKNCKTRWVEQHESVATYLHLQPAVIRPLDVISTTWKDPTTSSGAFQLLSAINTANFQVKFKTHTSTLPALYYKMFVYSSFFEFNFQISMHILSSVHSLTLSLSRVLQSENQDLGEAIELADAAKQVLLERRENAEKDFRGIFKTVSEISAKYDIELRKPRLASKQTQRSNVQTDSVQDYFRITIYIPYIDLFLTHIQDRFLNHRKILSNFACLFPNKIKNFNEESCAQLFEPYSSILRDDSRDIWVDEVKLWRQRIAGKNVKNSLEALDVCNGDAFPNVHQMLRILAVLPVTTATNERSFSTLRRLKTYLRSTMSEDRLNGLASLNIHRDVEVDPQRVLEKFFSTPPRVNLLYNN; this is encoded by the coding sequence ATGAATCACATTGTCGATCGAGTCAACGAATCGATGGGCTTTTCTTTTCTTGGAGATGACACACCGGACATTGCAGGAATAGAACAAAGTTCAATTTGCACTCGATACTTGGATAAGAGCGACGGGAAGTTTATCATTCGTGAAGATTTTTTGTGCTTCATCACTATCGCAGATTTCACTGGAAAAGGAATAGGAACTTCTTATCTCAATTTCTTGGATTCTTCCGGACTTAATTGCACATATTTTCTCGGACAGGGATATGATGGCGCGAGAGCGGTTAGCGGAGAATTCCATGGAGCCCAAGCTGTTGTCAGAGAGCGTTATCCACTCGCGCTCTACTCCCATTGTGCGGCTCACAGCTTTAATTTGGCAGTCAGCTCTGCATGCAATATAACAGCAATCAGAAATTGTTTGGGAACCCTCGAAAGCATTCATACTTTCTTCATATATCCGAAACGCCAAAATGCTCTTCAAGATGCGATCAATGAAGATGAGACGCTACATGAAAGTCGgttgaagaaattaaaaaaaaattgcaaaaccAGATGGGTAGAGCAACACGAGTCTGTCGCAACTTATCTGCACTTACAACCAGCAGTAATTCGCCCTCTTGATGTGATTTCGACCACCTGGAAGGATCCGACGACTTCATCTGGAGCTTTCCAACTTCTTTCAGCAATAAACACTGCAAATTTCCAGGTAAAATTCAAGACTCACACTAGCACGTTACCAGCTCTCTATTATAAGATGTTTGTATATTCTTCATTCTTTGAATTTAATTTCCAGATCTCCATGCATATTTTGAGCTCAGTACATTCTTTGACTTTGTCTCTCAGTCGAGTACTTCAGTCCGAAAACCAGGATCTTGGCGAGGCTATCGAACTGGCTGATGCTGCGAAACAAGTCCTGCTTGAAAGAAGAGAAAACGCCGAAAAGGACTTCAGAGGAATTTTCAAAACCGTGAGCGAAATCAGCGCAAAATACGACATCGAACTGCGGAAACCAAGGCTCGCGTCAAAACAGACTCAACGCTCCAACGTACAAACTGATTCAGTTCAAGATTATTTTCGCATAACGATTTACATCCCATACATTGATTTGTTTCTGACCCATATACAAGATCGATTTTTGAATCACCGCAAAATTTTATCAAACTTTGCTTGCCTCTTCCCCAACAAAATAAAGAATTTCAATGAAGAATCCTGCGCTCAACTGTTTGAACCATACTCTTCAATTTTGCGGGATGATTCCCGTGACATCTGGGTAGACGAAGTCAAACTTTGGCGTCAACGCATCGCCGGAAAGAACGTTAAAAATTCGCTTGAAGCACTCGATGTGTGCAATGGAGATGCGTTTCCAAATGTACATCAAATGCTTCGCATTTTGGCAGTTCTGCCTGTAACGACAGCAACGAATGAACGCTCCTTTTCAACATTGCGTCGCCTCAAGACTTACCTCAGGTCAACAATGTCTGAAGATCGGCTGAACGGATTAGCTTCGCTCAATATACATCGCGATGTCGAGGTCGATCCGCAAAGAGTTTTGGAGAAGTTTTTTTCTACACCTCCcagagttaatttattatataataactgA